The following DNA comes from Marinilactibacillus sp. Marseille-P9653.
GATTGACCGTTTAGCAGATGCGGGTAAAGAACAGTCCGCTGACCTAGTTATTGGTGTAGGTGGAGGAAAGACATTAGATACTGTTAAAGCTGTTTCTGATGAATTAGGTGTGCCTGTAGTAATTGTACCTACAACTGCCTCAACGGATGCACCGACAAGTGCACTTTCCGTTATTTATTCTGATGACGGCGTATTTGAAGGATATAAATTTTACGACAAAAATCCTGAACTCGTACTCATTGATACGGCAATTGTCGTGAATGCACCTATCCGTCTATTTGCTTCGGGTATTTGTGATGCGATGGCTACATTAGTCGAAGTTAAAGCAACACTTAAAAGAAATGGGGATACGATGGCCGGTGGAAAACCGACACTAGCTTCTCAGGCCATTGCGGAAATGGCAGAAAAAACCTTATTTGAACATGGATTGAGTGCTTACAAAGCTGCTAAAGAAGGTATTGTTACACCAGCAGTCGAAGCTATTGTAGAAGCAAACACACTGCTTTCAGGTCTAGGATTTGAAAATGGTGGATTAGCAGGAGCACACGCCATTCATAATGGTTTCACTGCTTTACACGGAGACATTCACGATTTGACACACGGTGAAAAAGTGGCTTATGGTACACTTGTTCAACTCGTTCTTGAAAGAAAAACAGAATCAGAAATTAAAAAGTACATCGATTTCTATAATCAAATTGATATGCCGACGACACTAGAAGATATGCATTTAACAGATACCTCATTTGAAGACTTAATCGAGGTTGGAAAGCTAGCAACAGCCGATGGTGAGACAATGGAAAATCTTGATCCACAAATTACTGCGGAACAAGTTGCTAATGCTATACTAGCAGTGGATGCTCTAAGCAAGTGAGAGATTAGGAGTATCTGAAAAGGACATTCTTAAAAAATATAAAAATAATGTTGACGTTTCCAAAACTTGATGATATAGTAAGTTTAAATAACAGGCATGTGACTGGTAATGCAGGCAGGACCTAATGATCTAGATACCCGAAGTTTATCTTTAGGGGGATTCTATCATTATGTCCTGTCTTTTTTGTTTACCGAGGCCAGGTAAACAAAATTCAAAATAGGGAGATGTCAACATGGATTACAAAAAAACTGCTAGTGAAGTTGTTGAGAATATTGGTGGGAAAGACAATATAGCTCACTTAGAGCATTGTTCGACAAGATTGAGATTTACTTTGAAAGATGATAGTAAAGCGAATATGGACAAACTTGAATTAATTGACGGTGTAATGGGTGTTCGTAAAAATGTTCAAATGCAAGTCATAATTGGTAACGAAGTAGTAGAAGTTTACGACAAGGTTAAAGAAATTGTTGGAGATTTAGCGAGCTCTGGAGAAAAGCAAGGTGGTCCAAAACAAAAATGGAATGCAGTAGTTCTTGATTTTATTATTGGAGTTTTTCAGCCAACTATACCAGCCGTAGCCGGCGGGGGCGTTCTCAAGTCATTATTACTTTTATTTAACATGTTTGGCTGGATGAACCCAGAATCACAAACCTATCAAGTACTAGACTCAATCGGATCAGCACCTCTTTACTTTTTACCAGTTATCGTTGCGATAACTGCAGCAAATAAGCTGAAAGTTAACCCAGTAGTCGCTGCTTCTGCGGTAGGGGCATTATTACTACCAGGTATGACAACCTTACTTAGTGAAGGTACAAGTTTGTTTGGATTACCAATTCAAGAAATAGCGTATTCTTCTCAAGTATTTCCAGCACTTTTACTAGTACTATTTTATGCAGTTCTAGAAAAATTCTTTACAAAAATCTCGCCTAAAGCGATTCGTATCTTCTTTGTTCCATTAATGTCTTTAGCGATTTCAGTAAGTGTAACGCTATTATTCCTAGGACCGATAGGTTACTTAGTTGGTGAACAATTATCAGCTTTAATTCTGTTTATTTACGGTAATGTAGGTTGGGTAGCAACAGGTCTATTAGCTGCAGTATTACCTTTTATGGTTGTTACAGGAATGCACAAAGCCATGATTCCTTATGCAGTATCTTCAATGAGTGGGATTGGGCGCGAAGTCTTATATTTACCAGCTTCTCTAGCTCATAACATCTCAGAATCAGGCGCTTGCTTTGCAGTAGCAATCAAAACAAAAGACGAAAAGTTGAGAGCGACTGCGATCTCTGCTGGTATTTCCGCGTTCTTCGGCATTACTGAACCGGCATTATACGGTGTAACGATCCTTCATAAACGTGTCTTATATAGTGTTATCATTAGTAGTTTGATCAGTGGGTCGTTTATCGGAATCATGGCCGTTGAAGCATTCGCATTAGTAGGACCAGGTTTAGCTAGTATTACAATGTTTGCTAGTCCAGATAATCCAATGAATCTTACCTGGGCATTTGTAACTTTTGCACTGTCACTTTGTCTGTCATTTATAGCAGTATTGATTTTATGGAAAGACGAAGTTAAGCAAGTTGAAGAAGAAAAAGAAATATTTAACTCTGGTCAACGCAGATCAGAAATGATGAATAGTCCTGTAGAAGGTACAATTATTCCATTATCAGAAGTTAATGATGAAGTATTTTCTAAAGGAATGGTCGGAGCAGGATTTGGTGTTAAGCCATCGATCGGCGAGTTAAGAGCACCAGCAGATGGCACTATTAGTATGGTATTTGAAACAAAACATGCAGTTGGAATGGAAATGACTAATGGTGCAGAAGTTTTATTCCATATCGGTATTGATACAGTTCAGCTAGATGGAAACCATTTCGAAGCGCATGTTAATAAAGGAGAGAATGTTTCAGCAGGAGACTTACTGGTTACTTTTGATATTCAAGCTATAGAAGCAGCAGGATTCGATACAACGGTTATCTCTGTTGTAACAAATCAAGATGATTTCGCTGTATCACAAGATGTTACGAATGAATCAGTATCAACACAACAATCTGTAATGACAGTATCACCAATAGGAGGATAATGAAAATGAATAAAGGATTTCCAGAAGGGTTTATGTGGGGTGGCGCAATTGCCGCCAATCAAGCAGAAGGTGCATGGAATGTTGATGGCAAAGGATTGTCAGTTGCAGATATTGCTACCTATAAACCGAAAGTAGATGTTAAAGACTACGCAGCACACATGAGTATCAATCTTGAAACAGTGGAGAAAGCTGCTGCAGATAAATCGGAGAGTGTTTACCCTAAAAGAAGAGGAATTGATTTCTATCACCGCTATAAAGAGGATTTAGCATTATTTGCAGAAATGGGTTTCAAAACATTGAGAGTATCCATTGCATGGTCTAGAATTTTTCCAACTGGAGAAGAACTGGAGCCTAACGAGAAGGGACTTCAATTCTATGACGATTTATTTACTGAAATGAAACGTTTAAACATTGAACCAATCGTTACGTTATCTCATTACGAAATGCCGTTATCTCTCAGTTTGAAGTATAATGGTTGGGTAGATAGACGAGTGGTTGATGATTTTGTTAGATTCTCAAAAGTTTGTTTTAAAAGATATAAAAATCTAGTAAAATACTGGTTAACCTTTAATGAAATCGATAGTATTCATAGACACCCTTTCACTACCGCAGGAATTTTGGTTGACCAGTGCGCACCCGGGAAAGCAGAACAAGAAACGTATCAAGCACTACATCATCAGTTCGTAGCTTCTGCTATGGTGACTAAAGATTGCCACGAGATTATTAAAGATAGCCAAGTAGGTTGTATGATCACTAAACTAACAACGTATCCTAGAACATGTCATCCAACAGATGTTGAATTGACACTTAAAAAGAATTTGGAAAATAATTTCTACGCAGATGTACAAGTCTTCGGAGAATATCCTAAATTGATTTTGAGAGATCTTGAATTAAGAGGGATTTCACTAGAGTTTGCTGAAGGCGATCTGGAAGTTATGAAAGAGCACACTGTAGATTTCGTTTCGTTTAGTTACTATATGTCTATGACAGAGTCTGGTGACAAGAATGCTGAACGTACACCTGGTAATACAGTTTTAGGAGTGAAGAATCCTTACCTTGAATCAACTGATTGGGGATGGCAAATTGATTCACAAGGACTGAAAATTTCATTACTAGAATTATATGATCGCTACAATGTTCCATTGATGATTGTAGAAAACGGTATGGGCGCAAAAGATGAAATAGTAGATGGAGAAATCCATGATCCATATAGAATCGCTTACTTTGAAAGTCACTTCAAAGCTATGAAAGATGCTATTAATGAAGGTGTTGACCTTATTGCCTATACAAGTTGGGGTGCAATCGACATTGTAAGTGCAAGTACTTCTCAAATGTCTAAGCGTTACGGTTTCATTTATGTTGATGCAGATGATGAAGGAAATGGGACGTATGATAGAATTAAAAAAGATTCTTTTTACTGGTATAAAGACATAATTGAAACGAATGGTAGCCAACTATAATAAAAAATGAAGTTGTCTGAGGAAGGGGGATTAGATTGGCATTAATAAAAAAGGTATTGAACACGAGTGTCGTACTCATTGAAAAAGATGGAAAAGAAATTGTTGTATTTGGAAAAGGCATTGGATTTGGAGCGAAGCCGGGAGACTCTGTTGATCAATCAAAAGTAGATCAAGTATTCTTTTCAGCCGAAAATATTCGTATGCAGCAAGTGCTTGAATTGCTCAGTAATATTCCTGAAGTTTATTTAAATATGGTTCAAGAGATCATTGAGTATTCCAAAGTTCACTTAGATACAGAATTACAGCAAAGTATTTACTTTACACTAATGGATCATATGCATTTTGCAGTGGAACGTGCTCAAAAAGGTATGAATATATCAAATCGTGTTTATTGGGAAGTGAAAAGTTACTATCCTAAAGAATTTCTAGTCGGTGAA
Coding sequences within:
- a CDS encoding glycoside hydrolase family 1 protein; translated protein: MKMNKGFPEGFMWGGAIAANQAEGAWNVDGKGLSVADIATYKPKVDVKDYAAHMSINLETVEKAAADKSESVYPKRRGIDFYHRYKEDLALFAEMGFKTLRVSIAWSRIFPTGEELEPNEKGLQFYDDLFTEMKRLNIEPIVTLSHYEMPLSLSLKYNGWVDRRVVDDFVRFSKVCFKRYKNLVKYWLTFNEIDSIHRHPFTTAGILVDQCAPGKAEQETYQALHHQFVASAMVTKDCHEIIKDSQVGCMITKLTTYPRTCHPTDVELTLKKNLENNFYADVQVFGEYPKLILRDLELRGISLEFAEGDLEVMKEHTVDFVSFSYYMSMTESGDKNAERTPGNTVLGVKNPYLESTDWGWQIDSQGLKISLLELYDRYNVPLMIVENGMGAKDEIVDGEIHDPYRIAYFESHFKAMKDAINEGVDLIAYTSWGAIDIVSASTSQMSKRYGFIYVDADDEGNGTYDRIKKDSFYWYKDIIETNGSQL
- a CDS encoding glycerol dehydrogenase: MTKYVFRSPSRYIQGAGVIEELAKETEAIGKQPLLIADEVVWDITQESIEASFEGSESEYHFEQFNGEASTKEIDRLADAGKEQSADLVIGVGGGKTLDTVKAVSDELGVPVVIVPTTASTDAPTSALSVIYSDDGVFEGYKFYDKNPELVLIDTAIVVNAPIRLFASGICDAMATLVEVKATLKRNGDTMAGGKPTLASQAIAEMAEKTLFEHGLSAYKAAKEGIVTPAVEAIVEANTLLSGLGFENGGLAGAHAIHNGFTALHGDIHDLTHGEKVAYGTLVQLVLERKTESEIKKYIDFYNQIDMPTTLEDMHLTDTSFEDLIEVGKLATADGETMENLDPQITAEQVANAILAVDALSK
- a CDS encoding beta-glucoside-specific PTS transporter subunit IIABC; the encoded protein is MDYKKTASEVVENIGGKDNIAHLEHCSTRLRFTLKDDSKANMDKLELIDGVMGVRKNVQMQVIIGNEVVEVYDKVKEIVGDLASSGEKQGGPKQKWNAVVLDFIIGVFQPTIPAVAGGGVLKSLLLLFNMFGWMNPESQTYQVLDSIGSAPLYFLPVIVAITAANKLKVNPVVAASAVGALLLPGMTTLLSEGTSLFGLPIQEIAYSSQVFPALLLVLFYAVLEKFFTKISPKAIRIFFVPLMSLAISVSVTLLFLGPIGYLVGEQLSALILFIYGNVGWVATGLLAAVLPFMVVTGMHKAMIPYAVSSMSGIGREVLYLPASLAHNISESGACFAVAIKTKDEKLRATAISAGISAFFGITEPALYGVTILHKRVLYSVIISSLISGSFIGIMAVEAFALVGPGLASITMFASPDNPMNLTWAFVTFALSLCLSFIAVLILWKDEVKQVEEEKEIFNSGQRRSEMMNSPVEGTIIPLSEVNDEVFSKGMVGAGFGVKPSIGELRAPADGTISMVFETKHAVGMEMTNGAEVLFHIGIDTVQLDGNHFEAHVNKGENVSAGDLLVTFDIQAIEAAGFDTTVISVVTNQDDFAVSQDVTNESVSTQQSVMTVSPIGG